The genome window tgcgcacacccATTCGCACACCCTTCACATTTGTATTCCTGCAGTCACCTACACACACTCTTGATCTGAGAGAATAATCAGCGTTTGAGAACATTTCGCCTCATTGCTTATTCATAGCCCGGCATTGTGTTTATGTCTTATTCATGCCACTGCTCGTGATGTCTGTCAGTTTTAATGAGTAATCGGGGCtaattgtatgtgtgtgttgacggTGTAAAACGCAGATTGAACCAAGAAAGGCATTTTCATCAAGGGGACTCTTCTCCCTGGATTTGACAGTGCAACAGCTTCACAGCACCGACGATGACACATGCAGTATGAAAGGGGTTTGGATTATGCTAAGTCAAGTTAGCATTTCCATCTCCAGGATTTGTATTAGCTTATAATAATATCATATTCACTGGCAACAGATGAATGTGTCACTGTGGCTTGGCACCTGAGTGAGCCTGTCTCTGTCATAATTAGTGTGATGTTGTGATTTGGAATAAAGCTGGGGGCTTATTACCCTGCATCATGCCTAAAAGAGAGTTTGTGTGAATTCAAGGGTGAGATTAGTTAAAGCTACAACCAGGATTTCTCTGAcatcagaggagagagaggtaTGTGAATCTGTGAAAACCACAAACCAGGCTGAAATTAAAAGGCAGGTCTTCACAGGGGCGATCTCAGAGTCTAGtcaatatgttttcttttcttttttgtgctaCATCTGAACCCTGCTGTCTCGTTTTTGATGGAACTGCCCCAGAACTGCCAGACAGATGCTGAGCTCTAACACCTTGATATATCCTGTTTGTAAATCTGACCCAGCTTGCCTTTATTTACTCTGGTCTCGTTTGTTTGTTGTCGGCAGACGAAGCCACAGGTTATGGGCCAGTATTTGAGGAGCAGCCGGTGGAGACCATCTACCCCGAGGAGTCGCCCGAGGCAAAAATCACCATGAGCTGCCGGGCTCGGGCCAGTCCACCTGCCACATACAAGTAACATATGTTCCCCATAAACCCGGTCTCATTACTACccgctgtgttttctgtgtggctCCCATCGTTCACCATCTCTCAGGCTGTATTTAGACTGGTTTAGGATCTGCCTGTAAGTGGCAAGGTCGCAAGGATGCTTGTTTTAACCTTGATGCACGTCCAaggtttacagtgtgtgtgtgtgcaccatcCAGCAGTGCATTATTGTGTGATATATTCTCAAGACATTCCCgcataattttttttgtcaaacaacCTGCACAACTTTTGTTCacagcagatgtttgttttttcctcattctaACAATAATTTAAATGCCAAAATATGACAGGCCAGAGAAACCCAACATTCAAAATGttgctcctgcagcagcagcagcagcgcatCAGTGCTGCCATCATATCTCGACCTCATTTTGCAGCTCAAAATTTAAAGCGTTTTGCGTGATTCATTTCAATTTAGATgcaaatgtatgtaaatgagaTTGCTTGGCATCCCCCAAATCTGTCTCACTGTCAGAGACCCCAGAATTATATGGAGGGAAAAGAAGTAGATTTGGCATTAAGTTTTTAGGATGGTTCATCCGCAGTACAGTTCACTGTGCCTTTCAAAACGTGAAATTTGTGATTGCTTTTATGTagaacagttttcagtttttgaatcTTGGTAAATTCTTACAGTGAAACCACATGTTTATTGCAACTGCAGACTCTGGTCAGATTTTGTCTTGAGGGGCCAAGCGTCAGGTGTTTGCCATAGAGGACAATACCACCTGCCATTAAAACCATGCATGTCACTGCATGAAACAGCTTACCTGAAAGAATTCTCCTTGTAGTGCTCCATGTAAACAAACCATTTGccaactgaactgaactgttttCCTTGTGCAGGTGGATGATGGACAACATGGAAATTGACCTGAATGCAGAAGGCAGCCACTATAGTTTAGCAGGAGGCAACTTGGTCATCAGCAACCCCATTAAAACCCAACATGTAGGAAAGTACTCCTGTTTGGCCACCAACATGTACGGCACGGTCATCAGCCGAGAGGCCTCAGTCCAGTTTGGATGTAAGTGACCTAGATGAGCCCCGCATTTAGGCTGCGATGAATCACCATGCAGAATTAACAGGAGCTGTACCGTCATGCGTATTAAGCACGCTGAATTTGCAGCTGGGACAAATCATAAGTGGTGTGGAAAGTGCAATTTGTGAATGATCTAACTTCGTGATGGGACCATGGCTAATGCACTTTTTTATTAAAAGCTACAGTAGTTGAACTTTACACAATCCTGAAACCTTTAGTGTAGATTTTATGGAAATTAGCTGCAGGAGATTCTCAGACATGCTTGTATTACAGTGGATTCTGAGTAGCTCTTGAATCTGAAACAGTCTTACAAACTGAtgtttgtctctgcctctctcagaCCTCGATCTTTTCTCATCGGAGGAGAGGGAGTCGGTGTACGTCAAAGAGGGACAGGGGGCCGTGCTGCTCTGCGCTCCCCCGCCACACTATCCAGGTACAGCATGTGATAGCTGAGAGCGCTTCTGCTGAAGTGTGCCTGCAAGATCACGCTCACCCTCCGTCATCATGTAGCATTAGCATCTGATGGATAAGTGGGTGGATGAACAATGGACAGTAGCTAGCACTGTTCCCTGTCACGATTTTCTGgtcctttctgtttctgttttttaatgttctccTTGATTGTGTGAGTTTCCTCCTTCATGCTGCAGTCAATCAGACTGACTGAAGACtgtacatttcacacacacacgtgtatataaatatatgtgacTACGATAGTAGTCCTTTGACATGCAGTACTGTGAGCTTTTTTCTATCCATCATTGCCATCTCCCAACTGATGACCTGACTATATGAAATGAGCCAAAGATCTTTTGTCCCCTGTTGGCTCAGGATTGAATTGCCCTTCTTAATGTCCTCTAAggcataaaaataatgatgatgaccGACTCTGCAACTGTCTCATTATCCgtttttaagggtttttttctcagtttgcaCTCATCCCCATGCTGGTTTTACTTCTGCTTCCTCATTGAtgcaaaagagaaagaacacaaaatgttttcatcagtctCATATTTAGTTCAGGCTAATATGCCATTAAAAggcttgttgtttgttttcccctctttcaCTGGTCTGTATGTGgcctcattttattttttcccctactttttcattttgtgtatttttcatattcatgcaaatgcaaatcAGTCGAACACAACAGTCTGAAAGCATTGTGAACTCTCTGCATAGCATCTGAATTACCTCAACGAGCCAATATGCTTATTATGCCTCTCAGCTAAAAGAATTATAAGATTTCATCGAAAAGGTCAATGGATGCTTGAATAATAAGTCCCCCTCAGCATCGACCAattgtgctatttttattttgcatgtatTCAGATTATTCAAAGTAAGCCAGCTTCACACCCTATTCCCTCGGCTCTTTGGCTCTTTCCAAAGCTTTTGCTGCCTGTCCAGGGTCTTGATTGACGGGTGGTGTTTTTTCGTGTCTTCTTTCTGTGCAGCCGAGCTGTCATTCCGCTGGATCCTTAACGAATTCCCCACCTTCATCCCACTGGACAAGAGACGTTTTGTCTCCCAGATAACTGGCAACCTCTATATCTCCAAGGTGGACTCCTCGGACAGCGGCAACTACTCCTGCATTGCTTCCAGCCCGTCCATCTCCAAGAGCGTTTTCTCCAACTACATCCCCCTCGTCCCTCTGGCTGAACGTTAGTACCTCACTTCCTTCTACTCATCATCTTCCCAGTTTTAGAGTTTTACAGCCATTGATGTTAAATGactcacataaaaaaaacaagtcaaactCTAGGTTGGTTTAATTATCCTGTGCCAGATTGATCACAGTACGGTAGCGACATTTGAAATTCACTGCAATTAATGATTCTCACTCCATTATGCaaagattttgtgtgttttgatgcatAAAATCTACTTAAACTCAAAACAACAGAGATCAGTAGAACATCTGTTGAATTACAGCACAGAGACTGAATACATGTGTCTCTTTAAAAGCTGTGGATCTGTAAGAAGTGTTTTTAATTAAGAAATAGAATCCAGGTTGTAATTCTTATATTCTTTGACCAACAAAATGAGGAGTGAGTATAGAACTGGGAAAAAATGGGTGTTAAAGAGATGAGTCTTTCATCCCTACTGAAACGCCATGTTTAATCACAACAGTgcctgtttgaaatgtgataAGGTCATGCCATTGTTGttgactctttaaatgagaTTTACAGGAACAATTCAGCTCAGAAGTCGAATGACGCACAAGAACTCGCTTTAAGACAGAGCCAGCATGTTATAAAGTATGAACTGGAACATGAACAGCCCCAGAGATAGAAAACTAAAGCGATGCACTTAGTTTTATTAATGctctgcgtgtttgtgcgaCAATATGTAAGAGGTACAAACACAAAACTAGGTGActattttaacattttccttGGGGGCCCTTCCCAGAATCCATCCCTTATTCCATTGTTTGATTTTGACTTTCATGATTATGTAACTTTGGCCAGCTTCAGCTGTGGCGGATGTGTAGTGAATAGTACTGTTGTTACgtagaacacaaacacaatgttaTGTTTCACCAGAGCGGTCGGGATCAGAGCAGAGCATACCAGCTGTTTGGACTCTCTCATGCATACATGTATCATGAGATGCCTTCTGGGTATGATGTGGCCTGTATTTAATagtttctttgtctctctgcataCCTTTGCATTTCGCCATGACTGCTAATCATTTGAGTTGTCCATCATCCATattattacagtgtgtgttaacATGTATAGTAGAATCACAGGTCTTATCTGGTTTTTGCAGTAttctggttgtgtttttggtaTGTTAACACCATATCTTGGTATCAGAAACTGGGACAAGCCCTTATGTTGGTTTTGAGAAACCTGGATGCTGCCTGGACCCCTCTGATTGAAACACAGATACTTCAACACCTCATTAGTTGAAAAGACATTCATATGATCAACAATGTACTGATGATgaggctgaaataaaatgatgacataAATGTAAATTATACGTTATTGTTGTTCCTGTCTCCTgctttctgtatttctgctgatcaaataacaaaaatcaaaaattcaAACCACCAAATGCTCTGGTGTTGTAAATGAACGTCTATCTTCAGCTTCACCTGCTGAGGTAACTCAGAGGACACAGAAATGACTGGCTGAGATGACAAGAAatcacaaacaccacacagtGTACTGCAAAATCTGGACCCTGTCACACCATGGAGAAAAGCTTCCCTTATAAATGACAGGCTGCAGGAGACAAACCCACTGGAAATATGCCAATAGAGCTGGGACAATACAAATCCAAACACCTGACAACCCATGCTATGTGAAACCTAAATGCAGTGCTGTTAGAATCATGTATACATGTGTACTGGGGAACGAATAACCTGCTCTTTCATGTTCCATGCAAACACCATAACCCAAAATAGTCAGAACCAGGGatattagtgtgcatgtaaatataGTCTTTGTGTTGCTAACCTAAAAAAGTCTCGTCACATAgtgatttttgtgtgtctcAGTAGGACATCTGAGTAAAACAGCATTTACAAAGAGGTGTCTTTTGTTTCTATGACCCACTTAGGTAATAACAGAAGAGGCTGGGATTGAAACCTTGAAATAAACACTAAGATGGTTATAATGAACACGAAATCATCTTGCAAGCAATTTGTTTCAGGCTTAGCAGCTAGAAATAGGTCGAGCAGCTGAGTCATAattctgttctgctgttgttcCTCTCAGGTCCGATCAGGAAATACCCCGCTGACCTCAAAGTCAAGTTCCCAGACACCACTGCTCTGGTGGGGCAGAATATCACCTTGGAATGCTTCGCTTTGGGGAAGTAAGTGTGAGAGATCATTGGTTACCTCTGTTTGTTACGGTGCACCGTTTGGACAGAAAAGGTTTCATGACAATCTGGTATAAGCCAGTGACTTTCTTCTTCTACATTTCAAGGACCATAAAATGGGTCTCAAAGGTTTCAATGAATGCCAGTGAAGTTTGACTTTTTTGGTTAGTTGGTaatataatgatgatgaaatgttaGTCTTTGTAATTATTGGGGCATAgaatatttgatttaaatgatgcagcatttcagtaaacacagtagTACATATTGACTATcagctgaaataaacatttaaagtaaaaggGATGTATCAGTCTCTCAAAACACAATATTTGTTCACCCTTAATGCATAGTAAAGTGATGTTTACTGTAGCTTAGACCACCGTAGATTCACTGCCTGTTCACTGAACTAATGATTTATAAATCATGTTTCAGAATGATGATGACTTGAGTGCAGTGATGCATTGCAAGTTGAAGCCTGCCTTGTgtattatttttctctctctccccttcccaGCCCCGTCCCTGAGATCCGCTGGAAGAAATTAGACGGACAGCTGCCACCCAATCACGAGGTGCGGATGGCGGGGGCTCATCTGCACCTGTACAATGTGCAGTTTGAAGACGGCGGCACCTATCAGTGTGAGGCGGTGAACTCGAGAGGAAAGGACTACCACACTGCACGCGTGTCTGTGGAAGGTAAGACGTATGTTGTATGTCATGTCAGCCTCCATCCTTTAAAGCATATTGCAGGGAATGTTTGTCAGCTGTATTGTACTATATTCCCAGATAAGCTCACTGTGTGGGGTGTTTTCACCAGCCATTTGTTCTTATCAGGATCTAGTGCATTTTTTCaggcttttcctttttttagatCTAACACCTACTGTAATGCCTAAAGTATCACCCAGTATCATATATTATTCAGCAGCTTTGTAGTTCTCTTCCATTTTCCTCCAACACTAACTCTGATTTTGCtcatttgcagcttttcctGAGTGGGTGGAGCACATCAGCAGCGCAGAGAAAGACCTCAGCAGTGAATACACTATGTCCTGCATTGCCAGTGGCAAACCCAAACCACACATCCGCTGGCTGAAAAATGGAGAGCTGGTAATGTTCAAAATCATAAATCTTAATTGTCCTATAACTGAGCAATTTAGCTACAGCTGTAAAATGCTCAGAGCCTCcttggcagctctgtgaggtctCTTGGAACCTGTTCAGTGTGCAGCCCAAGGTTGTTACAGTCGCACAGCGGTGACAGGAAGCTGGCACTGTGCGTACACATCATGTCAGGAAATAGTACCTGTTGTTATTGAGCGGGTGCCAGCATGGGTTGTGTAACCCTCCATAGAAACAACTGTCATCAGGCCTGAAAAATGCCCAAGAGAGAAGCAGGTACAGTAGTGACAGCAGTGTGGGGGAGGCTGTTTGATGTATGTGACTGGATACATCATTATGCATTAATGAAATCCTCTACCAGTCACATGATCTAATtgccatctctctctgtggatGTCAACAATCAACAGTTTGCTTTTGATCTTTGCTTTGTAATATAATTTAAACTGATTGAAACTGGTGAAATTAAAGAATTATGTTTAACTCACTCCTTATTTTTCACAGTTGGACAGGAAAGAGATGAGGTTCAGCAGCCTGACGTTTGACGATTCAGGGATGTACCAGTGCATAGCAGAGAATCACCACGGAGTCATATATGCCAACGCAGAGCTGCGTGTGTTTGGTGAGTCACACTTTGGCTACAAGCGCAGCACAAATGGCTGCATCAGAGATTTAAAGGTCACATTTCAAGCTGACTAATTGGATCTTGTTAGGAGTGCAATGTCAGATTTTGTTaagaaaaaacaatttttacattgctgaaaaaatggctgaaaacCCCACAAATTGAGACCTTTTCCAAAAATAGACTTCAAAATAGCATGTACAATATGTTAGATCAATACGCTATACATTTTTATGAATGTAAAACGTGTCATACATTTATGCATGAATGCACTTAATGCATATTCTACGAAGTTTGTGATGAATAATCCACACTGTCCCTCCTCAGCCTGCGCTCCCACGTTTGAACACAACCCAGTGAGGAGAGTCCTGGCAGCTAAAAACGGCCGTGTGGTGATCGAATGTCGACCCAAAGCTGCTCCAAAGCCTACCTTCTCCtggagcagagacacagaactGCTTTCCAACTCTACCAGGTGAGCAGTCTCTTAATGAGatgcctctcctctctttttgtcctCTGATCTGTAAATATTGCAAGGATATGTCTTCATGCAGAGAGGCTGGTTTATCATGGCACAGTTTTCCTTGGTAGTATTTAGTGAAAATATTCATCAACCTTTTCCTATGACTGTAGAGATACATTTGGGTCATATAAGCACAGGGAAAAGAATCTGGATCCAGAGTCAACCCCCACAAGAGTAGcaagacatacagtacagtgatCTAAATACACTGTAGATCTCCTAAATCTTCTGTGTAAGTCtttagtgttgttgtttgtcagtgatTGCTGTGCACTGctttgctgtctgtcagtggttGACATTAAGCTCATTCTCGAGCTCAtcagtgtggacagacaggATGTGCAAACTCCTGCCTTGTGCTCctcactgacaaaacaagccTGATCTGTGAGCTCTAAGACCCCCAACCCTTTCCCCACACCCTACTCACCCGCACGCACTACCGTGGGACTCACATAGAGGAGGAGTAGCGGCCAAATTACTACGCAGCATATGCCCCACTAATACCCTCTATGGTGGCTGTCTGCGTGAGAAAGGGTGTGGAGTAGTGACGGGGCAGCTGGCACGATGGTATTTGTCATGCATGAATATGAAATATGCAGtggaaaatgaatcaaacatCATTGCCTTGCTGTGGCGCAATTTAATGTTGCGTCTTGTTGAGTAGTTTCAACTTCACGTACCCTTTTTCTTGGATAGCCATAAATCCATTAGGGAACTGGCAAACATTCAGACTACCCTCATCATTTTTTATCATCCACATATCCATGGAATAACATACACTGGACTTTTGACCTTCACGTTGTGCTGAATATTTCATATCATACAGCTCTTTCTCGCCAGTGTGTGAAGAATTAATTCTGGTTTCTCCTCAGGGTGTTCATCTTGGAGGATGGAAGCCTGGAGATCCTCAACGTGACGCGGGCAGATGAAGGCAGGTACACCTGCTTCGCAGAGAATGACCGGGGCAAGGCCAACAGCACAGGCTCTCTGTTGGTTACAGGCAAGTTCCGGctaatgaaattaattaataacTCTCTTTAAACCTCTTTTTTGTAATGTTTCGAGGACAGTTGGTGTTGCTTTGACTGATGTTGGCCTTCGCTGGCAATCCTCCCTGTCACTCTCAGGCAGACCAAACAGTCCTGACCTCCAaatctctgctgttgttgaatTATGGCCCTCTAAGCAGAGTGACAGTATACAGGCTACTGGTGGATATTCAGTCAATCCCAGAGGACAGCGGCGTGAGGGGATAGCTCAGATGTGATGAGACAAGGGCTTAGTCCTCACACTGTTCAATGACTAAGGAGGATCAGACTTGAGTTATGAATTTGTTGAGATAGTTTAAATACCAAATAAtattgagggtttttttttgatTGCATGTCTTTTCTGTGGACATGCAATCTCATCTGTCAAACATTTAGTTTTTACAGTTGATCTCCAGCGGTGCTGGATATACAGCTCTTTATTGCCCTCTTCTGGACATTTGTGCATATTGAACAATTCGAGCTGTATCATATTAACACCAAATTTTTACCCTCTGCACTATCTAACATCTACCATGTCTGTCTGGTGAGACTCACTCTTTCATTTAAGCtatttatctgcatttttcttctACTAAATCAAACTTCTAATAACCTTAATGAGGTTTCAGTCGCTGGACAGACCTCTTGCTCTTCATCACAGATCCCCTCATCCTCTTGTGTTTTTCCCCAGACTCCACAAAGATCACCTTGGCACCATCCAGTTCTGACGTTAAAGTGGGTGAGAACGCCTGGATGCAGTGCGCCGCATCACACGACTCCTCTCTGGACATCACCTTCATCTGGTCACTGGATGGCAGAGTTATTGACCTGCACAAGGACAGTCAACATTATGAACGCACTCCGGTGAGGCAttatattgattattttaatgagaaatgaaCACTGACTCGACTGCACCAACTTTGCCCCAACTGCAAAATCTTAGCTCTAGCTTGGAGTTCATCCACGTCAAATCATATTTGAGGTCAGGTTGATGTCCGTAGTATTTTCATTGGAATACCTGAAACGGAAAAGTACAGCCTGctgtaaatgaatgtaattctAAAAGCCATTTCACATTCCTTCCTTGAGTGGAAAAGTGCATTGTATATCTGTTTAATAGCAATTTCCGCTAACATTCATTATTGTTGACGTGAACTGCTCTCTCTCTATAGTGCAGCTCTAACCATAAGTTAGTGGTTAGCATTTCTCATTTGTCTCTCTGCCCACTAGGAAAACACCATATTATGATTGTGATTGATGATACCCCATTTCTGTACACAAGGAGGATTTTCCCCTCATAAAAAATGGGGTCCAGTTCCActtaatgctgtttgtgtggTATTAGTGAAACCAGTTTGACTCTCAAACAGTGAGTTCAGTGAAGTCACGTGTTTGGTTTTAAAGCAGATTTTCATGATGGTTTTACCTTTCTACATTGAGGGTGCTGACTAGAGCAAACACTATGCAGCTTGACATTTCTGCACAGGGAAATAGGCGATAGCCCTTTAGCTGAATCACATGTCCAGTTCCCTTAATTAGGTTCTAAGGTATCTCAGTCCCTCTGGTCTTAAGTATTTGATATAAAGTCTCCTTTTCCGTATATCGAGATGCATTTCCAGCTGAGTGAGGAAATCTGACCTGATAATTTTGCTCTGCTAAGCACACAGTGGGAAATCCTCTTACCAGATGCACAATGTTATGCTCGGTCCTCAATTAATTGttgtctgttgtgttgttttgtgcagaATGGAAGCTCGAACGGCGAGCTACTGATCAAGAACGCCCAGCTGAAGCATGCTGGACGCTATACCTGCACCGCACAGACTCCCATTGACAATGTTACAGCCTCTGCCCACCTGGTTGTCAGGGGTGAGTCATGAGTGGTGCAGTTGCAGTACACATATGCATACAGTTGTGTGTATGAAATGTCTTCAAGGTTCTGAAAGCTCATTTGATGCTGATGGAGAAAAATCAGCATCTCACGAGGAGTGATGGGATCCTACATGAAAACTATTCTccgtttttgacattttacatgagccatttttatgttctgtgttttatatgtgcTCTTTTCACTGATTTGAAGTGGGCGGGactcagctggaaaatgtgatgtcacatgcttcggtgcaccaatcaggattaaGTAACATTTGCGTCAAAATGTGACCATAATTGCTGGATTGTTTGTCTACTGTCAATCAAACCTCATCAAAGCACGGCCACaaagtcctgatgaagcagactAGCTGAGTTTTTGCATGTTAAAATTTTTATAGTTGCttgtttattaatattaataagaAAAGCTTCAAATCAAAGTTTTAAGAGGGATTAAAGTGAACATAACTTTTAAAAGATTCTGCAGTTAATCAGGCACATATTCCttaaaaactaattaaaatttTCCCTAAGTCTTATTGTCAGACCTTTAATATACAGCTAAAAaatccatgtgtgtgtgaaaaaagagagaagagacaaagagagagataaCACAAGCACTGTACGCTCTCCAGCGCGTGTTTGGAGAGAAGAAAATCTCTTCAGAGTAACCAGACCGTAGCCTTTTTTTCCGGATAATCTGTCAACCCCGAGACTCGATGcgaaaagaaagtgagagagaaagcgCTGGAAAAGCTATGGAAGGAAATGTCTTGTGTCCTCATgcaggagacagacacacacacagggagcacTTACTATCTACCACCCAGGAAAGGTCAGCCTAACTTCTCAGGCTGTGTGCTTAAACATGATGCATTTACATCCCAATGAATGGCTGCAGCCTTTCTGTTAGTGCAAGAAACAGTGAAGAAGTCGACTCAAAAATATCTGCTGATGCCTTGCTTCTACAGTACATTGTTTGACCAGGAGGGAATATTTATCCCAAAAATATGCTATGTCCAGCCAGGCAACGTAACttggaaaataaattacaaagTTTTTGCAGGaagttttctattttctgtggGTCTTAGTAACAAGCTCTTGCTGTGGTTGCATTATTTGAACCAGCAGTATAAGTGTATTGAGTGCATGGAGTGTCAGCTCCCACTTGTCTTCATTGTAACTGAATGAAGAAGAACTTTTTATAGAGCAGTGAGAGCTGTTGGCATTACAGCAACTACAATGTCTGAGGGTATGAGTTGTGTAATGCCATGTGATGGG of Chelmon rostratus isolate fCheRos1 chromosome 6, fCheRos1.pri, whole genome shotgun sequence contains these proteins:
- the LOC121607434 gene encoding contactin-1a-like gives rise to the protein MLHLTLLLHLLVLSLSPADTSMHGEVPDFYEDEATGYGPVFEEQPVETIYPEESPEAKITMSCRARASPPATYKWMMDNMEIDLNAEGSHYSLAGGNLVISNPIKTQHVGKYSCLATNMYGTVISREASVQFGYLDLFSSEERESVYVKEGQGAVLLCAPPPHYPAELSFRWILNEFPTFIPLDKRRFVSQITGNLYISKVDSSDSGNYSCIASSPSISKSVFSNYIPLVPLAERPIRKYPADLKVKFPDTTALVGQNITLECFALGNPVPEIRWKKLDGQLPPNHEVRMAGAHLHLYNVQFEDGGTYQCEAVNSRGKDYHTARVSVEAFPEWVEHISSAEKDLSSEYTMSCIASGKPKPHIRWLKNGELLDRKEMRFSSLTFDDSGMYQCIAENHHGVIYANAELRVFACAPTFEHNPVRRVLAAKNGRVVIECRPKAAPKPTFSWSRDTELLSNSTRVFILEDGSLEILNVTRADEGRYTCFAENDRGKANSTGSLLVTDSTKITLAPSSSDVKVGENAWMQCAASHDSSLDITFIWSLDGRVIDLHKDSQHYERTPNGSSNGELLIKNAQLKHAGRYTCTAQTPIDNVTASAHLVVRGPPGAPGGVRVMNKTDESVTLQWSRGADNHSPISKYTIQYRDSFSKDVWKTATTSPADVEGNEEMATVVGLVPWTEYEFRVIATNTLGTGEPSSPSPKEKTLEAIPVVAPSDVGGGGGTSRELTITWTPVQPQYYYGPNFGYIVAFKPQDDNEWRKVTVADPQAKRYVHKDSSFPPSTEFQVKVKAFNSKGEGPFGLTAVIYSAQDAPSEAPGSVDGKALSATEAIVCWLLLSQSNIDGYQVKYWRNHEDSEGGAQRVVVPSRENHTRLEGMKANSQYLVEVRGYNSAGYGPASERLQIHTKKAPPSRPPRIIGKKLKGQSVNIAWETVTPLANEASIDGYKVLFRQQGHSTGTLYTTSRRYIDLPLPAEGNYVVEVRAHTEGGDGAVAQIEITGGGVMVAQSLSVLSLLLVALLCLSL